The window AGCCGCCCCAGGGCGAAGAAGGCGCTTTCCGGGTGCGCGGCACCGTCTGAGAGCCGCCCTACCCCCTACCCCGAGGAAACCATGAGCACCCTTTGCCTGCACCACAACGACGCCGACGGCCGTGCTTCTGCAGCCATTGTGCGGCGCTTTTACGGCCCTGAAACCACATGCTACGAGATGAACTACGGCGAGCCTGTGCCGTGGGAAGCCGTGGCCGAAGCCGAGCGCGTGGTGGTGGTTGATTTTTCCCTGCCGCCCGAAACCATGCGCCGCCTGGCCGAGGGCCGGGAATTCATCTGGATTGACCACCACAAAACCTCGCTGGAAGCCCTGGCCGCCGAGGCCGCCGAGCGCGGCTGGCCGGGCATTCGCGACACCGCCGAAGCCGCGTGCGTGCTCACGTGGCGCTTCTTCTTCCCCCAGCAGCCGGTGCCCCGGGCTATCGTGCTCATCGGCGACCGCGACATCTGGCGATGGGCCGAAGCCGACACCGGCGCATTCAACGCCGGCCTGTATGCCGAAGAAGACACCTCACCCTGCAACGATGCACTCTGGCAGCCCCTGCTCGACGACAACCCCGCAGCACTGCAACGCCTGCTCACCCGCGGCGAAATTCTTCACACCGCTCGCCTGCGGGAAACCCGCCGCACGGTAGACAACAAAGGCTTCGAAGTCGTCTTTGAAGGGCACCGCACTTTAGCAGTGAACGCCCGCGGCACAGGCGAAATGGGCGAATACATCCGCCAGCAGGGTTACACCCTGGGGTACTGTTACAGCGATGCCTGGCACAACGGCCAGCTTTACACCTTCGTCACCCTTTACTCCGACCAGGTCGACGTCTCGGCCATCGCCCGCAAATTTGGGGGCGGGGGACACCCGGGGGCAGCGGGGTTTGGCTTCCCCCGCGGCGAAACACCCTTTCCGCCAGGCAGCGAATGGTCGTGGAAGGCTTCTTGAAGCAGTTCCCTCTTGATTTTCTCCCGAAATCCTCTACAATAAAAGCAGCATTCGCGAAGCCGCACACGGAACTTCAAGGAGAGACTGCCATGGAAGTCATCAAAGTATCAGGCACATCGCGAACTTCGGCTGTGGCCGGGGCGATTGCCGGGGTGTTCCGCGAGCACCAACGGGCGGAAGTCCAGGCGATCGGTGCGGGCGCAGTCAACCAAGCTGTCAAGGCGCTCATCCTCGCCCGCAGTTACCTGGCCGAAGACGGTTACCACGTGGTTTTCGTTCCCAAATTCACCGACGTGGAAATCGACGAGAAGGTGCGCACGGCCATCAAATTCGTGGTGTTGGCGTGCGAGGAATCTGCCGCCGAAAGCGAAGCCACGCCCGAAGCACCAGCAGAAGCATAGCTCCACCTCAGCACGAAAGGAAGGCCGCACGACATGGGGGGAAGCCGAAAAACCCAATGGGTGATGATGTTGCCCGTGGCGTTGCTCAGCATGTGGGTCATGATGAGCGCGCCGCGGGCTTTTGCGTTTTCGGCCACCGCCGCAGCAGCGACCGGGGAGACACCCACCCTCACCACGACCTCTCCCAGCCCCACGCCCACCCTCGCCCTCACCGCCACAGCCACT is drawn from Chloroflexota bacterium and contains these coding sequences:
- a CDS encoding stage V sporulation protein S yields the protein MEVIKVSGTSRTSAVAGAIAGVFREHQRAEVQAIGAGAVNQAVKALILARSYLAEDGYHVVFVPKFTDVEIDEKVRTAIKFVVLACEESAAESEATPEAPAEA